In Streptococcus parasuis, the following proteins share a genomic window:
- a CDS encoding ROK family glucokinase: MSKKIIGIDLGGTSVKLAILTTEGEIQEKWSIKTNILDEGSHIVPDIIDSIKHRFETHGLTKEDFLGVGMGSPGVVDSEAGTVIGAYNLNWKTLQLVKDQFESALGLPFYIDNDANVAALGEQWVGAGNNNPNVVFMTLGTGVGGGVIAAGNLIRGVKGAGGELGHITVDFDAPFACTCGKKGCLETVASATGIVNLTRRYAEEYAGDAKLKQLIDDGEEVTAKDVFDLAKEGDDLALIVYRHFSNYLGVACANIAAVLNPAYIVLGGGVSAAGEFLLDGVRNVFAENSFPQIKESTQIVLATRGNDAGVLGAASLVLK, encoded by the coding sequence ATGTCTAAAAAAATCATCGGAATTGACCTTGGGGGAACTTCTGTTAAATTGGCGATTTTGACTACCGAAGGTGAAATTCAAGAAAAATGGTCTATCAAAACAAATATTTTAGATGAGGGAAGCCACATTGTTCCTGATATCATTGACAGCATCAAACATCGTTTTGAAACACATGGTTTAACGAAAGAAGATTTTCTTGGTGTTGGTATGGGGTCTCCAGGTGTCGTTGATAGTGAAGCTGGTACTGTTATCGGTGCCTACAACCTCAATTGGAAAACCTTGCAATTGGTTAAAGATCAGTTTGAATCTGCCCTCGGCTTACCTTTTTACATTGATAATGATGCCAACGTAGCGGCTCTTGGTGAACAATGGGTTGGTGCAGGAAATAACAATCCGAATGTTGTCTTCATGACTCTTGGTACAGGTGTCGGTGGCGGTGTCATCGCTGCTGGAAACTTGATTCGTGGAGTCAAAGGTGCTGGTGGTGAATTGGGGCATATCACAGTTGACTTTGATGCACCATTTGCATGTACTTGTGGTAAAAAAGGTTGTTTGGAAACTGTTGCTTCAGCAACAGGTATTGTGAATTTGACACGCCGTTATGCTGAAGAATACGCAGGTGATGCCAAACTGAAACAATTGATTGACGACGGAGAAGAAGTTACTGCAAAAGATGTGTTCGACTTAGCTAAAGAAGGTGACGATTTGGCACTAATTGTATACCGTCATTTTTCAAATTACCTTGGTGTTGCTTGTGCAAATATTGCAGCAGTTTTAAATCCAGCCTACATTGTTCTTGGTGGTGGTGTTTCAGCTGCAGGTGAATTCCTATTAGATGGTGTTCGTAATGTATTTGCCGAAAATAGCTTCCCACAAATTAAGGAAAGTACACAAATCGTATTGGCAACACGTGGCAATGATGCAGGTGTATTAGGCGCAGCATCACTTGTATTAAAATAA
- a CDS encoding ABC-F family ATP-binding cassette domain-containing protein: MSDFIVEHLTKSVGDKTVFSDLSFIIHQGDRIGIIGVNGTGKTTLLDVLSGRIGFDGDISPFRTKNTYKISYLTQEPVFDESKTVLDTVLSSDLREMQLIREYEMLMSNYDEASQSKLEIVMTEMDALNAWEIESQVKTVLSKLGLTELNKTVSELSGGLRRRVQLAQVLLGHADLLLLDEPTNHLDIDTIEWLTTFLKNTKKSVLFITHDRYFLDNVATRIFELDRANLTEYQGNYQDYVRLKAEQDERDAALRHKKEQLYKQELAWMRRQPQARATKQQARINRFHDLKGDLAQSIDDSELELNFETSRIGKKVINFDHVSFSYPDKPILSDFNLLIQNKDRIGIVGDNGKGKSTLLNLIAGELQADSGKVDIGETIRIGYFSQTIKGLDESKRVINFLQEVAEEAKTSSGMVSIAELLEQFLFPRNMHGTLIEKLSGGEKKRLYLLKILLQRPNVLLLDEPTNDLDIATLTVLEHFLQGFSGPVITVSHDRYFLDKVANKILAFEDSGIETFFGNYTDYLDEKAFLASSSAISLEMPKEKTEKVKTSKKRMSYFEKQEWASIEDEITSLEDRIQVIESEMLTCGSDFTKLSDLQKELDEKNDSLLEKYERYEYLSELEG, translated from the coding sequence ATGAGTGATTTTATCGTTGAACATCTTACCAAGTCAGTAGGAGATAAGACGGTCTTTTCTGACCTTTCTTTCATTATTCACCAAGGAGATCGCATTGGGATAATCGGGGTCAATGGAACTGGAAAAACAACTCTCTTGGATGTCTTATCAGGTCGAATTGGATTTGATGGGGATATATCTCCATTTCGTACAAAAAATACATATAAAATTTCATATTTGACTCAGGAGCCTGTTTTTGATGAGAGTAAAACAGTTTTAGATACGGTTTTATCTTCGGATTTACGCGAAATGCAGTTGATTCGTGAGTACGAGATGCTCATGTCGAATTATGATGAAGCAAGTCAATCAAAGTTAGAAATTGTAATGACTGAAATGGATGCATTAAATGCTTGGGAAATCGAAAGTCAGGTCAAAACGGTTCTTTCAAAGTTAGGCCTTACTGAGTTAAATAAGACTGTTTCTGAACTCTCAGGTGGTTTGCGTAGACGTGTTCAATTGGCCCAAGTCCTTCTTGGTCATGCAGACCTTTTATTACTCGATGAACCTACCAACCACTTAGATATTGATACGATTGAGTGGTTAACAACGTTTTTAAAAAATACCAAAAAGTCTGTCCTCTTTATTACCCATGATCGCTATTTCTTGGACAATGTTGCAACACGGATTTTTGAGCTAGACCGTGCAAATTTAACTGAATATCAGGGAAATTACCAAGATTATGTGCGCTTAAAAGCTGAACAGGATGAGCGTGACGCAGCTCTTCGCCATAAGAAAGAGCAATTGTACAAGCAGGAACTGGCATGGATGCGAAGACAGCCACAAGCGCGTGCAACAAAGCAACAAGCTCGTATCAATCGTTTTCATGACCTAAAGGGTGATTTAGCTCAGTCAATAGATGACAGTGAGTTGGAATTAAATTTTGAAACTTCACGTATTGGTAAAAAAGTCATCAACTTTGATCATGTCAGCTTTTCGTATCCAGATAAGCCCATTTTATCAGACTTTAATTTACTCATTCAAAATAAGGATCGCATTGGGATTGTCGGAGACAATGGTAAAGGAAAATCCACCCTTTTGAATCTGATTGCTGGTGAGTTACAAGCAGATAGCGGAAAAGTGGACATTGGGGAAACCATCCGAATCGGCTATTTCTCGCAAACTATCAAAGGATTAGATGAAAGCAAACGTGTTATCAATTTTTTGCAAGAAGTGGCTGAAGAAGCTAAGACAAGTTCTGGCATGGTCTCAATTGCGGAGCTCCTAGAACAATTTCTCTTTCCGCGGAATATGCATGGCACTCTGATCGAAAAGTTGTCAGGCGGGGAGAAGAAGCGGCTTTATTTACTCAAAATTCTTTTGCAACGACCAAATGTACTTCTCTTAGATGAACCAACAAATGATTTGGATATTGCAACCTTGACAGTACTCGAACATTTCTTACAAGGTTTTTCTGGTCCAGTGATTACCGTTAGCCATGATCGGTATTTCCTAGATAAGGTAGCCAATAAAATTTTGGCATTCGAAGATAGCGGTATCGAAACCTTCTTTGGCAACTACACAGACTATCTGGATGAGAAGGCCTTTCTGGCTTCCAGCTCTGCTATTTCGCTTGAAATGCCAAAGGAAAAAACAGAAAAGGTCAAGACAAGCAAGAAGCGGATGTCCTATTTTGAAAAGCAGGAATGGGCAAGTATTGAAGATGAAATCACTAGTTTAGAAGATCGAATCCAGGTGATTGAATCGGAAATGCTCACTTGCGGAAGTGATTTTACAAAATTGTCCGACTTACAAAAGGAGTTGGATGAGAAAAATGATTCTCTATTGGAAAAATATGAGCGTTATGAATACTTAAGTGAATTGGAGGGCTAG